A single region of the Chroococcidiopsis sp. TS-821 genome encodes:
- a CDS encoding Pb-reticulocyte-binding protein codes for MSIIAPSAESTLALAIEEFTRKAEAFLQIHYQYGSSKEDIEIILKAVKDLKLDIDIEQLEQEFELHCDRKDLEADYYDSAWF; via the coding sequence ATGTCAATAATTGCACCATCTGCCGAATCTACTCTCGCTTTAGCTATTGAGGAGTTTACTCGTAAGGCTGAGGCTTTCTTACAAATTCATTATCAATACGGTAGCAGTAAGGAAGATATCGAAATCATTCTTAAAGCTGTTAAGGATTTGAAACTCGACATAGACATTGAGCAACTAGAACAAGAGTTTGAATTGCACTGCGATCGCAAAGATCTAGAGGCTGATTACTACGATTCAGCTTGGTTCTAG
- a CDS encoding antirestriction protein ArdA, with translation MCEDKTPRIYIACLEAYSKGVLHGAWLDCNQGIENIWKGIDEVLRTSPVLGAEDWAIHSYENWQGISIGEYESIERVAELAELLQVHGRAFAAYYNYYGSDASLAGFQECYEGKYESEEDFAYSIWYELGKLKLLETWGILDIYIDWEAVARDLFIDSYFSVETGYKEVYVFNRY, from the coding sequence ATGTGTGAAGATAAAACACCGCGTATCTATATAGCTTGCCTGGAAGCATACAGCAAGGGTGTACTACACGGAGCGTGGCTCGACTGCAATCAAGGTATAGAAAATATTTGGAAAGGAATTGATGAGGTTTTAAGAACATCGCCAGTCCTAGGCGCAGAGGATTGGGCAATTCACAGTTATGAAAACTGGCAAGGTATTTCGATTGGGGAATACGAATCGATTGAGCGCGTTGCAGAGTTAGCTGAATTATTACAGGTACATGGTAGAGCATTTGCAGCTTACTACAACTATTACGGTAGCGACGCCAGTTTAGCGGGCTTTCAAGAATGCTACGAAGGAAAGTACGAAAGTGAGGAAGACTTTGCTTACAGCATTTGGTACGAGTTGGGCAAGTTAAAGCTGTTAGAAACTTGGGGCATTCTTGATATTTACATTGACTGGGAAGCTGTAGCCCGTGACTTATTCATCGATTCTTACTTTTCGGTTGAAACTGGTTACAAAGAGGTGTACGTGTTCAATCGCTATTAA
- a CDS encoding ATP-binding protein — MFKRATKSQIKLRLALVGISGGGKTYSALSIASHLGKSIAVIDTEHGSASKYADLFQFDTCELSSFHPQNYIDAINAASGNYDVLIVDSLSHAWIGKDGALEQVDRIAKRSPSSNTFAAWRDVTPLHNQLVEAMLLCQSHLIVTMRSKTEYVMEEYEDKGRKKTRPAKVGLAPIQRDGLEYEFDVVGDMDKDNNLIVTKSRCPDLVGRVINKPGKDLAYCLRAWMGEPWLVWKSEADAIAWAAAQLPEMPIEELRQEFDNLPASNGKKAPVWVERVAVLKEPF; from the coding sequence ATGTTTAAACGCGCAACCAAATCACAAATCAAACTTCGCTTAGCCCTCGTTGGGATTAGTGGTGGTGGAAAAACTTACTCTGCTTTATCAATTGCTTCCCATTTAGGTAAGAGTATTGCAGTAATTGATACCGAACACGGCAGCGCTAGTAAGTATGCAGACTTATTTCAATTCGATACTTGCGAACTATCTAGCTTTCATCCTCAAAACTATATCGATGCAATCAACGCGGCGAGTGGTAACTATGACGTGCTGATCGTTGATAGCCTCAGTCATGCATGGATTGGTAAAGATGGTGCATTAGAACAAGTAGACCGCATTGCTAAGCGATCGCCCTCTAGTAACACTTTTGCAGCATGGCGCGATGTTACTCCACTACACAATCAATTAGTAGAAGCAATGCTACTGTGCCAGAGTCATTTGATTGTCACGATGCGGAGTAAGACTGAGTATGTTATGGAGGAGTACGAAGATAAAGGTAGGAAGAAGACTAGACCTGCTAAAGTTGGACTCGCACCAATTCAACGCGACGGGCTTGAATACGAATTTGATGTCGTGGGCGATATGGACAAAGATAATAACTTAATTGTTACTAAGTCTCGATGTCCTGATTTAGTTGGTAGAGTCATTAACAAGCCAGGTAAAGATCTGGCATACTGCCTACGTGCTTGGATGGGCGAACCGTGGTTGGTGTGGAAATCTGAAGCAGATGCGATCGCCTGGGCAGCTGCTCAATTACCAGAAATGCCGATTGAAGAACTACGACAAGAATTTGATAATTTACCTGCTAGCAACGGTAAGAAAGCGCCTGTGTGGGTAGAGCGCGTAGCAGTGCTTAAAGAACCTTTTTAG